A single window of Gehongia tenuis DNA harbors:
- a CDS encoding phage head closure protein — MNFSDEIDLIVHEYRQDADHNQYPVDTKRRVFCDVLSVGRSEYYAAAQTDLRPEHVFRLYSADYNGEKEVEYQDMRYTVVRTYAPKNKDKVDLTCERKVGNEG; from the coding sequence ATGAATTTCTCGGATGAGATTGATCTTATTGTCCATGAGTATCGTCAAGACGCTGATCACAATCAATATCCTGTGGATACCAAGCGGCGTGTGTTTTGCGATGTGCTGTCCGTTGGGCGGTCTGAGTATTATGCCGCAGCCCAAACAGACCTCCGTCCGGAACATGTGTTTAGGCTTTACTCGGCGGATTACAATGGGGAAAAGGAAGTCGAATACCAGGACATGCGCTATACGGTCGTGCGCACATACGCTCCAAAGAACAAAGACAAAGTGGACCTTACCTGCGAAAGGAAGGTGGGCAATGAAGGTTGA
- a CDS encoding major tail protein — protein MAKLNKGFAEIGYFTITEKEDGTDEYGPVTKFPGGREYSVEPQGDPVEIYADSVLAYSEDVNDGYMVSLTVLKYLDSVMHDWLGDTVDTAQKTRAEYDNQVRPRFGLALRDLTTDAAGEIKWFYNCRANSRPTFASKTKEKGFDAQFETMEIRASRRNDGLVMYVTQGNEIPSVVPTVAKPSPVGA, from the coding sequence ATGGCAAAACTCAATAAAGGCTTTGCAGAAATCGGATATTTTACGATCACAGAAAAAGAAGATGGCACGGATGAATACGGTCCTGTGACCAAATTCCCCGGTGGACGCGAATATTCCGTGGAACCCCAGGGCGATCCTGTAGAGATCTATGCTGATTCCGTGCTTGCTTATTCCGAGGATGTAAACGACGGGTATATGGTATCCTTGACGGTGCTCAAATATTTGGACAGCGTGATGCACGACTGGCTGGGGGATACGGTGGACACGGCCCAAAAAACAAGAGCCGAATATGATAACCAGGTTCGTCCGCGTTTTGGACTGGCGCTAAGGGATCTTACGACGGATGCAGCCGGCGAAATCAAGTGGTTCTACAACTGCCGCGCCAACAGCAGACCTACATTCGCGAGCAAGACCAAGGAAAAGGGCTTCGACGCGCAGTTTGAGACCATGGAAATTCGGGCTTCCCGGCGAAATGACGGGCTGGTAATGTACGTGACACAAGGTAATGAGATTCCGTCCGTAGTGCCTACGGTGGCAAAGCCGTCACCGGTGGGAGCGTAG
- a CDS encoding phage head-tail connector protein: MFDKVKLALRITSTAFDEEIQDLIAAALADLGIAGVTTLQETDPLIIRVVTTYCKLHFGVPDDPDRLKASYDEQKAQLQMATGYTDWREN, encoded by the coding sequence ATGTTTGACAAGGTGAAGCTGGCGCTGCGAATCACGAGCACAGCGTTTGACGAGGAAATTCAAGACCTGATCGCCGCAGCGTTGGCTGACCTTGGCATTGCCGGCGTCACCACACTGCAAGAGACAGATCCGCTCATTATCCGGGTGGTGACCACTTACTGCAAACTGCATTTTGGCGTGCCGGACGATCCGGATCGGCTGAAAGCCTCCTATGACGAGCAAAAGGCCCAGCTCCAAATGGCGACGGGATACACGGACTGGAGGGAGAACTGA
- a CDS encoding phage major capsid protein — protein MSRIDEIEARMAEIAKELDNENADVDALEKEVRGLKDEKKAIAETAEKRQALRDEVAGGAGTVVRKFALDAAEDRSFNADSKEYRNAFLKDLLGLEMSKEERAAFVHTTANTTAVLPTTMLNQIWDLVSKQHAIMGDITIYRTGTILEVVKHTAITQGAAKTLSENTANDDEQNTFVKVTLSGKDFAKHVDISYAMERMSIDALEQYLVSEISASLGDAMAADVIAQIGTDTAAGNKVNSAAAGALTFTELAKLFGLLKRVGAVSVYATRSTIYNYLVGMVDSTGRPIFQPSAQAGQEGVVLGAAIKVEDAVADDVILIGDGSKVVYNMVQDIMIESDRDIRRHVTTYSGYARGQGALVDPNAFAQLTITAAGG, from the coding sequence ATGAGCAGAATTGATGAGATCGAAGCCCGTATGGCGGAGATCGCAAAGGAATTGGACAACGAGAACGCCGATGTGGATGCACTGGAAAAGGAAGTGCGCGGATTGAAGGACGAGAAGAAGGCTATTGCAGAGACCGCCGAAAAGCGACAGGCCCTGAGAGACGAAGTGGCCGGCGGTGCGGGGACTGTGGTTAGAAAGTTTGCGCTGGATGCAGCGGAGGATCGCAGCTTTAACGCCGATTCCAAGGAGTACCGGAACGCCTTTTTAAAGGACCTCCTCGGCCTTGAAATGTCGAAGGAGGAGCGGGCGGCGTTTGTGCACACCACCGCCAACACCACGGCTGTGCTGCCCACCACTATGCTCAATCAGATCTGGGATCTGGTGTCCAAGCAGCATGCCATTATGGGCGACATTACCATCTACCGCACCGGCACCATCCTGGAGGTGGTCAAACACACGGCGATCACCCAGGGGGCCGCAAAGACCCTATCCGAGAACACGGCCAACGATGATGAGCAGAATACCTTTGTGAAGGTTACGCTCTCCGGCAAGGATTTTGCCAAGCATGTGGACATCTCCTATGCCATGGAGCGCATGAGCATTGACGCCCTGGAACAGTATCTCGTGTCCGAGATCAGTGCGAGCCTTGGCGACGCGATGGCAGCCGACGTTATTGCCCAGATCGGCACCGATACGGCGGCGGGCAACAAGGTTAACAGCGCAGCCGCTGGGGCTCTCACCTTTACGGAGCTGGCCAAGCTCTTTGGGCTGCTGAAGCGGGTGGGCGCGGTATCGGTCTATGCCACCCGGTCCACCATCTACAACTACCTTGTGGGCATGGTGGACAGCACCGGCCGGCCCATCTTCCAGCCCTCCGCACAGGCGGGGCAAGAGGGCGTTGTGCTTGGCGCCGCAATCAAGGTGGAGGACGCTGTAGCGGATGATGTGATCCTGATTGGTGATGGCAGCAAGGTGGTCTACAACATGGTGCAAGACATCATGATCGAAAGCGATCGGGACATCAGGAGGCATGTCACCACCTATAGCGGCTATGCCCGCGGTCAGGGCGCCCTGGTGGATCCCAATGCCTTTGCCCAGCTCACCATTACAGCAGCGGGGGGTTAA
- a CDS encoding HK97 family phage prohead protease produces MISKDREYRAFEMRAAEDEMTVEGYAAVFDAPATLYSYEGVDYKEAIDRGAFIAAEMQDVVMNYNHGGKPVARTKNHTLELTVDGRGLKVRADLSGTEEGRRLYEEIKGGYIDKMSFAFVVSEDTYDRDTHTRRILGIKRLYDVAAVDMPAYDATHISARSYFDAEAVKAERAEARARKIRRIKLMMEVIR; encoded by the coding sequence GTGATCAGCAAGGATAGGGAGTACCGCGCATTTGAGATGCGGGCGGCTGAAGATGAGATGACGGTGGAAGGCTACGCCGCAGTCTTTGATGCACCGGCCACCCTGTACAGCTATGAAGGCGTGGACTACAAAGAGGCAATCGACCGGGGCGCTTTTATAGCGGCAGAAATGCAGGACGTTGTCATGAACTACAACCACGGCGGAAAACCGGTAGCGCGGACCAAGAACCACACCCTTGAGCTCACTGTAGACGGCCGGGGGCTCAAGGTTCGGGCCGATCTTTCGGGCACGGAGGAGGGCCGCCGCCTCTATGAGGAGATCAAGGGAGGCTATATCGACAAGATGAGCTTCGCGTTTGTGGTATCGGAGGATACTTACGACCGCGATACCCATACAAGGCGTATACTTGGCATCAAGCGGCTGTACGATGTTGCAGCCGTGGATATGCCGGCCTACGATGCGACCCACATTTCAGCGCGCTCCTACTTTGATGCGGAGGCGGTCAAAGCTGAGCGGGCGGAGGCCCGAGCGCGAAAAATCAGGCGGATCAAACTAATGATGGAGGTAATAAGATGA
- a CDS encoding HK97 gp10 family phage protein, producing the protein MKVDVSGLADAVQKELMAYSQKAANEVKIATDKVAAQGVAELRTTSPKDTGKYQRGWRKETVYEDRAGKRVVVRNTRYQLTHLLERGHAKRNGGRVAAKPHIHKVEDKMIGEFEKSVRKALSDS; encoded by the coding sequence ATGAAGGTTGATGTAAGTGGGCTTGCCGACGCAGTACAGAAGGAGCTTATGGCGTACTCACAAAAGGCCGCAAATGAGGTAAAAATCGCTACGGACAAAGTAGCGGCTCAAGGTGTTGCCGAGCTTCGGACCACGAGTCCAAAAGACACGGGGAAATACCAACGCGGATGGAGGAAAGAAACGGTATACGAGGATCGGGCAGGCAAAAGAGTCGTTGTGAGGAATACGCGCTATCAATTGACCCATCTTTTGGAGAGGGGCCACGCCAAACGAAATGGTGGCCGCGTTGCCGCAAAGCCTCATATCCATAAAGTTGAAGATAAGATGATTGGTGAATTTGAAAAGAGTGTGCGAAAGGCGCTGAGCGATTCATGA